A single region of the Blattabacterium cuenoti genome encodes:
- a CDS encoding RpiB/LacA/LacB family sugar-phosphate isomerase: MLIAIGSDHTGVYYKHLINNFLIKKGYKIKDFGFSKYGKIVDYTDFIHPTAEFVAKGKANFGIVICGSGNGAAITANKYKEIRAALVWEKKIAFLARKHNNANIISLPARFLDKNKILEIIEIFFKTDFEGGRHQIRIEKIPIN; encoded by the coding sequence ATGCTAATAGCAATAGGTTCTGATCATACAGGAGTGTATTATAAACATTTAATAAATAATTTTTTAATAAAAAAAGGTTATAAAATAAAAGATTTTGGATTTTCTAAATATGGAAAAATAGTAGATTATACAGATTTTATTCATCCTACTGCTGAATTTGTAGCAAAAGGAAAAGCTAATTTTGGAATTGTAATATGTGGTAGTGGAAATGGAGCAGCTATAACTGCTAATAAGTATAAAGAAATTCGTGCTGCATTAGTATGGGAAAAAAAAATAGCTTTTTTAGCAAGAAAACATAATAATGCTAATATTATTAGTTTACCAGCACGTTTTTTAGATAAAAATAAAATTTTAGAAATTATAGAAATTTTTTTTAAAACGGATTTTGAAGGAGGAAGACATCAAATTAGAATAGAAAAAATTCCCATAAATTAA
- a CDS encoding phosphoglycerate kinase codes for MKNIKTINDFNFKNKTALIRVDFNVPINNAYQITDDTRISYSIPTIQKIISEKGKIVLLSHFGRPKGIPSKILSLKFLIPFLYKKFKLSVNFCENCIGESVEKKVSNLKNGEILLLENLRFHKEEEEENENFAFNLSKLGNIYVNDAFSVSHRFHSSITILPKFFKKKCIGFLMEKEIQFLNKFLSGKVKKPITILLGGAKVSSKIKIIENFIKFANYILIGGGMAYPFIKINGGKIGNSIFEKNKKIEKTIIKILDKYHKKNGTLFFPKDVIVADSFKNTANTKIVPINSIPYGWMGLDLGPNSIKYFCNIIEKSKTIFWNGPMGVFEFHNFSLGTRSIAKAITNATKKGAFSLVGGGDSIASLKMEGCEKKISYLSTGGGAMLESLKNKMLPGIKAIIHK; via the coding sequence ATGAAGAATATAAAAACTATTAATGATTTTAATTTTAAAAATAAAACAGCACTAATAAGAGTTGATTTTAATGTCCCTATAAATAATGCGTATCAAATAACGGACGATACTCGTATTTCATATAGTATTCCTACTATTCAAAAAATTATTTCTGAAAAAGGAAAAATAGTTTTACTTTCTCATTTTGGAAGACCAAAAGGAATACCTTCCAAAATTCTTTCTTTAAAATTTCTAATTCCTTTTTTATATAAAAAATTTAAATTATCTGTAAATTTTTGTGAAAATTGTATAGGAGAATCTGTAGAAAAAAAAGTTAGTAACTTAAAAAATGGAGAAATTTTATTATTAGAAAATCTTCGTTTTCATAAAGAAGAAGAAGAAGAAAATGAAAATTTTGCTTTTAATTTATCAAAATTAGGAAATATTTATGTAAACGATGCTTTTAGTGTTTCTCATCGTTTTCATAGTTCCATTACTATTCTTCCAAAATTTTTTAAAAAAAAATGTATAGGATTTCTTATGGAAAAAGAAATTCAATTTTTAAATAAATTTTTATCAGGAAAAGTAAAAAAACCTATTACAATCTTATTAGGAGGAGCAAAAGTATCTTCTAAAATAAAAATTATAGAAAACTTTATCAAATTTGCAAATTATATATTAATAGGAGGTGGTATGGCTTATCCATTTATTAAAATAAATGGAGGGAAAATAGGAAATTCTATTTTTGAAAAAAATAAAAAAATTGAAAAAACGATAATAAAAATACTTGATAAGTACCATAAAAAAAATGGTACATTATTTTTTCCAAAAGACGTTATTGTAGCGGATTCATTCAAAAATACCGCAAATACTAAAATTGTACCTATAAATTCTATTCCATATGGTTGGATGGGACTAGATTTAGGGCCTAATTCTATAAAATATTTTTGTAATATTATAGAAAAATCTAAAACTATTTTTTGGAATGGTCCTATGGGCGTTTTTGAATTTCATAATTTTTCTTTAGGAACTAGATCTATAGCAAAAGCTATTACAAATGCAACTAAAAAAGGAGCATTTTCTTTAGTAGGAGGAGGTGATTCCATTGCCTCATTAAAAATGGAAGGATGTGAAAAAAAAATAAGTTATTTATCTACTGGAGGAGGAGCTATGTTAGAAAGTTTAAAAAATAAAATGCTTCCTGGAATAAAAGCTATTATACATAAATAA
- a CDS encoding superoxide dismutase, with translation MSFKLPKLSYSYKDFEPYIDRKTMDIHYNKHHATYTSNLNKAVLETDMKNLSIEDILKRAHMATPMIRNNSGGFYNHNLFWEILIPHSQYIEPSLYLHEIFKKNFKSFDFFKEKFSTVAANCFGSGWTWLCIKKNKLIICSTKNQDNPLMYGIGCEGIPILGLDIWEHAYYIQYQNRRLDYISSFWNIINWKKIEENYKKII, from the coding sequence ATGTCATTTAAACTTCCAAAATTATCATATTCATATAAGGATTTTGAACCTTATATAGATAGAAAAACTATGGATATTCATTATAATAAACACCATGCTACTTATACAAGTAACTTAAATAAAGCTGTTTTAGAAACAGATATGAAAAATTTATCTATAGAAGATATTCTTAAAAGAGCTCATATGGCTACTCCCATGATACGTAATAATAGTGGTGGATTTTATAATCATAATCTATTTTGGGAAATATTAATTCCTCATTCACAATATATTGAACCCAGTTTATATTTACATGAAATTTTTAAAAAAAATTTTAAATCTTTTGACTTTTTTAAAGAAAAATTTTCAACTGTTGCTGCTAATTGTTTTGGTTCTGGATGGACTTGGTTATGTATAAAAAAAAATAAATTAATAATTTGTTCTACAAAAAATCAAGATAATCCTTTAATGTATGGTATAGGTTGTGAAGGAATACCTATATTAGGATTAGATATTTGGGAACATGCTTACTATATTCAATATCAAAATCGTCGTTTAGATTATATATCATCTTTTTGGAATATTATTAATTGGAAAAAAATAGAAGAAAATTATAAAAAAATTATATAA
- the folB gene encoding dihydroneopterin aldolase: MGKIILENIKLFGFHGCMPEEKRVGSHYTINLEIEFDFYQASINDDLSKTIDYVHLYHIIKKEMNTNSKLIEHLAQRIIKKIKEYKKYLIKHIKIKICKENPPLQGSIDRVCVILNN; encoded by the coding sequence ATGGGAAAAATAATCCTAGAAAATATAAAATTATTTGGATTTCATGGTTGTATGCCAGAAGAAAAACGTGTAGGTTCACATTATACAATTAATCTAGAAATAGAATTTGATTTTTATCAAGCATCTATTAATGATGATTTATCTAAAACCATTGACTATGTCCATTTATATCATATTATAAAAAAGGAAATGAATACTAATTCTAAATTAATTGAACATTTAGCACAAAGAATTATTAAAAAAATAAAAGAATATAAAAAATATTTAATAAAACATATAAAAATAAAAATTTGTAAGGAAAATCCTCCATTACAAGGATCTATAGATAGAGTTTGTGTTATTTTAAATAATTAG